A window from Citrus sinensis cultivar Valencia sweet orange chromosome 3, DVS_A1.0, whole genome shotgun sequence encodes these proteins:
- the LOC102608528 gene encoding uncharacterized protein LOC102608528 isoform X3, giving the protein MLIPSSGKRAVDTVVAGILHDVVDDACESLGSIEEEFGDEVAKLVAGVSRLSYINQLLRRHRRINVNQGTLGHEEANDLRVMLLGMVDDPRVVLIKLADRLHNMRTIYVLPPAKARAVAQETLLIWCSLASRLGLWALKAELEDLCFAVLQPQIFRKMRADLASMWSPRNRVGYSRRITTIVSSPPLDERTASDDESFTTFDEHVLSMKDLLEAVVPFDILSDRRKRTKFLHDLAKSSEAQKKAKVVQDAGIALTSLVACEEALEKELLISTSYIPGMEVTLSSRLKSLYSIFSKMRRKDVGIHKVYDARALRVVVGDKNGTLHGPAIQCCYSLLDIVHRLWIPIDGEFDDYIVNPKPSGYQSLHTAVQGPDGSALEVQIRTQKMHEYAEHGLAAHWLYKETGNKLQSISSMDESDIEASSSLSKDTDDHNPLDTDLFQKYSSLKMGHPVIRVEGSNLLAAVIIRVEKGGRELLVAVSFGLAASEVVADRRPSFQIKCWEAYARLYKKASDEWWCQPGHGDWCTCLEKYTLCRDGMYHKQDQFGRLLPTFIQITHLTEEEESEYWAVVSAVFEGKPVDSVVSRRSSDSVAPTSMEASINNKVRLLRTMLRWEEQLRSEASLRQSKLGGKANGNPDSVVPGEVVIVCWPNGEIMRLRSGSTAADAAMKVGLEGKLVLVNGQLVLPNTELKDGDIVEVKCK; this is encoded by the exons ATGCTGATTCCGTCAAGTGGCAAACGA GCTGTTGACACAGTCGTTGCTGGTATTCTACATGACGTTGTTGATGATGCATGTGAAAGTTTGGGCAGTATAGAAGAAGAGTTTGGTGATGAAGTAGCAAAATTGGTTGCTGGAGTTTCCAGATTAAGTTACATAAATCAG CTACTTAGGAGACATCGGAGGATAAATGTAAACCAGGGTACCCTTGGTCATGAAGAG GCAAATGACTTACGAGTTATGCTCTTGGGCATGGTTGATGATCCACGTGTGGTGCTTATCAAGCTTGCGGACCGTCTTCACAATATGAGAACCAT TTATGTTCTGCCACCAGCAAAGGCTCGAGCTGTAGCACAGGAGACGCTGCTTATTTGGTGCTCACTTGCTTCCAGATTGGGTTTGTGGGCGCTGAAAGCTGAATTAGAAGATCTTTGCTTTGCTGTTCTTCAG CCTCAAATTTTCCGGAAGATGCGAGCTGATCTAGCATCCATGTGGAGCCCTAGAAACAGAGTAGGCTATTCAAGAAGAATAACTACAATAGTTAGCTCACCACCCTTGGATGAAAGAACTGCTTCTGATGATGAAAGTTTTACAACATTTGATGAGCATGTTTTAAGCATGAAG GATCTTTTGGAAGCTGTTGTGCCTTTTGATATCTTATCAGATCGCAGAAAACGGACTAAATTTCTTCATGATCTTGCTAAAAGTTCAGAGGCTCAAAAAAAAGCCAAGGTTGTGCAGGATGCTGGAATCGCTTTGACATCGCTGGTAGCCTGTGAAGAAGCACTTGAGAAGGAGTTACTTATATCAACTTC TTACATTCCAGGAATGGAGGTTACTTTATCCAGCCGACTAAAAAGCTTGTACAGTATCTTCAGCAAG ATGAGACGAAAAGACGTAGGTATCCATAAAGTATATGATGCTCGTGCATTGAGGGTAGTGGTTGGAGACAAGAATGGAACTCTACATGGACCTGCAATTCAGTGCTGCTACAGCCTTCTTGATATTGTCCATAG GCTCTGGATCCCTATTGATGGTGAATTTGATGATTACATTGTTAATCCAAAGCCTAGTGGGTATCAG TCTCTGCATACTGCTGTACAAGGACCTGACGGTTCAGCTTTGGAGGTTCAGATAAGAACACAG AAAATGCATGAATATGCTGAACACGGGCTCGCGGCACACTGGCTTTATAAAGAAACTGGAAACAAGTTGCAGTCCATTAGCAGTATGGATGAATCTGATATAGAAGCATCTTCCTCTCTGTCCAAAGATACGGATGACCATAATCCCTTGGATACTGATTTGTTTCAGAAGTATAGTTCTCTGAAAATGGGCCATCCAGTTATTAGGGTTGAAGGAAGTAACTTACTTGCTGCTGTTATAATTAG AGTAGAAAAGGGTGGAAGAGAATTACTTGTTGCTGTGAGCTTTGGACTTGCAGCTTCTGAAGTGGTGGCTGACAGAAGACCTTCTTTCCAGATAAAGTGCTGGGAAGCTTATGCAAGATTATACAAAAAG GCATCAGATGAGTGGTGGTGTCAACCTGGACATGGGGATTGGTGTACTTGCCTAGAGAAGTATACTCTTTGTCGAGATGGCATGTACCACAAA CAAGACCAGTTTGGGCGCTTACTACCAACCTTCATCCAGATCACTCATTTAaccgaagaagaagaatctgAATATTGGGCTGTTGTCTCTGCTGTCTTCGAGGGGAAACCAGTTGATTCTGTTGTATCCAGGCGGAGCTCAGACTCTGTTGCTCCAACTTCCATGGAAGCTAGTATCAACAATAAG GTTCGTCTATTGAGGACAATGCTTCGGTGGGAAGAGCAACTACGCTCTGAAGCTAGTCTCAGACAATCAAAGCTCGGTGGAAAGGCTAATGGCAATCCTGATTCTGTGGTCCCTGGTGAGGTGGTGATTGTGTGTTGGCCAAATGGTGAAATAATGAGGTTGAGGTCTGGCAGCACTGCAGCAGATGCAGCTATGAAAGTAGGACTTGAGGGAAAGCTGGTTTTGGTCAACGGTCAGTTGGTGTTACCCAACACTGAGCTCAAAGATGGTGATATAGTTGAAGTTAAgtgtaagtaa
- the LOC102608528 gene encoding uncharacterized protein LOC102608528 isoform X1 produces MLGLAQKNSPFPIFFCKFRRNRPKFSCLLDHANVIAAAAAAGKVHGAVTSAITHVAVTAVAIASGACLSTKVDFLWPKLEEQPGTFIVDGVDVTGYPIFNDEQVQKAIAFAKRAHHGQFRKTGDPYLTHCIHTGRILAMLIPSSGKRAVDTVVAGILHDVVDDACESLGSIEEEFGDEVAKLVAGVSRLSYINQLLRRHRRINVNQGTLGHEEANDLRVMLLGMVDDPRVVLIKLADRLHNMRTIYVLPPAKARAVAQETLLIWCSLASRLGLWALKAELEDLCFAVLQPQIFRKMRADLASMWSPRNRVGYSRRITTIVSSPPLDERTASDDESFTTFDEHVLSMKDLLEAVVPFDILSDRRKRTKFLHDLAKSSEAQKKAKVVQDAGIALTSLVACEEALEKELLISTSYIPGMEVTLSSRLKSLYSIFSKMRRKDVGIHKVYDARALRVVVGDKNGTLHGPAIQCCYSLLDIVHRLWIPIDGEFDDYIVNPKPSGYQSLHTAVQGPDGSALEVQIRTQKMHEYAEHGLAAHWLYKETGNKLQSISSMDESDIEASSSLSKDTDDHNPLDTDLFQKYSSLKMGHPVIRVEGSNLLAAVIIRVEKGGRELLVAVSFGLAASEVVADRRPSFQIKCWEAYARLYKKASDEWWCQPGHGDWCTCLEKYTLCRDGMYHKQDQFGRLLPTFIQITHLTEEEESEYWAVVSAVFEGKPVDSVVSRRSSDSVAPTSMEASINNKVRLLRTMLRWEEQLRSEASLRQSKLGGKANGNPDSVVPGEVVIVCWPNGEIMRLRSGSTAADAAMKVGLEGKLVLVNGQLVLPNTELKDGDIVEVKCK; encoded by the exons ATGCTAGGCTTAGCTCAAAAAAACTCTCCATTTCCGATATTCTTCTGCAAATTTCGCCGTAACCGACCGAAATTCAGTTGCCTTTTAGACCACGCCAACGTTATTGCGGCCGCGGCCGCTGCAGGAAAAGTCCATGGCGCCGTCACCTCAGCCATCACGCATGTCGCTGTCACCGCCGTCGCCATTGCTTCTGGTGCTTGTCTTTCTACTAAGGTTGATTTCCTGTGGCCTAAACTCGAGGAGCAACCCg GTACTTTTATAGTGGATGGAGTCGATGTAACTGGGTATCCCATATTTAATGATGAACAG GTGCAAAAGGCTATTGCATTTGCTAAAAGAGCTCACCATGGCCAGTTTCGCAAAACAGGAGATCCATATTTAACACATTGTATCCATACAGGAAGAATCTTAGCCATGCTGATTCCGTCAAGTGGCAAACGA GCTGTTGACACAGTCGTTGCTGGTATTCTACATGACGTTGTTGATGATGCATGTGAAAGTTTGGGCAGTATAGAAGAAGAGTTTGGTGATGAAGTAGCAAAATTGGTTGCTGGAGTTTCCAGATTAAGTTACATAAATCAG CTACTTAGGAGACATCGGAGGATAAATGTAAACCAGGGTACCCTTGGTCATGAAGAG GCAAATGACTTACGAGTTATGCTCTTGGGCATGGTTGATGATCCACGTGTGGTGCTTATCAAGCTTGCGGACCGTCTTCACAATATGAGAACCAT TTATGTTCTGCCACCAGCAAAGGCTCGAGCTGTAGCACAGGAGACGCTGCTTATTTGGTGCTCACTTGCTTCCAGATTGGGTTTGTGGGCGCTGAAAGCTGAATTAGAAGATCTTTGCTTTGCTGTTCTTCAG CCTCAAATTTTCCGGAAGATGCGAGCTGATCTAGCATCCATGTGGAGCCCTAGAAACAGAGTAGGCTATTCAAGAAGAATAACTACAATAGTTAGCTCACCACCCTTGGATGAAAGAACTGCTTCTGATGATGAAAGTTTTACAACATTTGATGAGCATGTTTTAAGCATGAAG GATCTTTTGGAAGCTGTTGTGCCTTTTGATATCTTATCAGATCGCAGAAAACGGACTAAATTTCTTCATGATCTTGCTAAAAGTTCAGAGGCTCAAAAAAAAGCCAAGGTTGTGCAGGATGCTGGAATCGCTTTGACATCGCTGGTAGCCTGTGAAGAAGCACTTGAGAAGGAGTTACTTATATCAACTTC TTACATTCCAGGAATGGAGGTTACTTTATCCAGCCGACTAAAAAGCTTGTACAGTATCTTCAGCAAG ATGAGACGAAAAGACGTAGGTATCCATAAAGTATATGATGCTCGTGCATTGAGGGTAGTGGTTGGAGACAAGAATGGAACTCTACATGGACCTGCAATTCAGTGCTGCTACAGCCTTCTTGATATTGTCCATAG GCTCTGGATCCCTATTGATGGTGAATTTGATGATTACATTGTTAATCCAAAGCCTAGTGGGTATCAG TCTCTGCATACTGCTGTACAAGGACCTGACGGTTCAGCTTTGGAGGTTCAGATAAGAACACAG AAAATGCATGAATATGCTGAACACGGGCTCGCGGCACACTGGCTTTATAAAGAAACTGGAAACAAGTTGCAGTCCATTAGCAGTATGGATGAATCTGATATAGAAGCATCTTCCTCTCTGTCCAAAGATACGGATGACCATAATCCCTTGGATACTGATTTGTTTCAGAAGTATAGTTCTCTGAAAATGGGCCATCCAGTTATTAGGGTTGAAGGAAGTAACTTACTTGCTGCTGTTATAATTAG AGTAGAAAAGGGTGGAAGAGAATTACTTGTTGCTGTGAGCTTTGGACTTGCAGCTTCTGAAGTGGTGGCTGACAGAAGACCTTCTTTCCAGATAAAGTGCTGGGAAGCTTATGCAAGATTATACAAAAAG GCATCAGATGAGTGGTGGTGTCAACCTGGACATGGGGATTGGTGTACTTGCCTAGAGAAGTATACTCTTTGTCGAGATGGCATGTACCACAAA CAAGACCAGTTTGGGCGCTTACTACCAACCTTCATCCAGATCACTCATTTAaccgaagaagaagaatctgAATATTGGGCTGTTGTCTCTGCTGTCTTCGAGGGGAAACCAGTTGATTCTGTTGTATCCAGGCGGAGCTCAGACTCTGTTGCTCCAACTTCCATGGAAGCTAGTATCAACAATAAG GTTCGTCTATTGAGGACAATGCTTCGGTGGGAAGAGCAACTACGCTCTGAAGCTAGTCTCAGACAATCAAAGCTCGGTGGAAAGGCTAATGGCAATCCTGATTCTGTGGTCCCTGGTGAGGTGGTGATTGTGTGTTGGCCAAATGGTGAAATAATGAGGTTGAGGTCTGGCAGCACTGCAGCAGATGCAGCTATGAAAGTAGGACTTGAGGGAAAGCTGGTTTTGGTCAACGGTCAGTTGGTGTTACCCAACACTGAGCTCAAAGATGGTGATATAGTTGAAGTTAAgtgtaagtaa
- the LOC102609009 gene encoding uncharacterized protein LOC102609009, whose amino-acid sequence MGQAFRKLFDVFFGNSEMRVVMLGLDAAGKTTILYKLHIGEVLSTVPTIGFNVEKVQYKNVIFTVWDVGGQEKLRPLWRHYFNNTDGLIYVVDSLDRERIGKAKQEFQAIIKDPFMLNSVILVFANKQDMKGAMTPMEVCEGLGLFDLKNRKWHIQGTCALKGDGLYEGLDWLASTLKEMRAAGYSSVGTSSF is encoded by the exons ATGGGTCAAGCCTTCCGCAAACTGTTTGATGTCTTCTTTGGCAACAGTGAGATGCGG gTTGTGATGTTAGGTCTGGATGCTGCGGGTAAAACAACCATACTGTACAAGCTGCACATTGGTGAAGTTTTATCTACTGTTCCTACTATTG GTTTTAATGTCGAGAAAGTTCAGTATAAGAATGTCATATTCACTGTTTGGGATGTTGGCGGACAAGAGAAATTGAGGCCACTATGGaggcattattttaataacacTGATGGACTG ATCTATGTTGTTGACTCCTTGGACCGGGAGAGAATTGGTAAAGCAAAGCAAGAATTTCAG GCCATTATCAAAGATCCTTTTATGCTGAACAGTGTCATTTTGGTGTTTGCCAATAAACAGGACATG AAAGGAGCAATGACCCCAATGGAAGTATGTGAAGGATTAGGTCTCTTTGATCTCAAGAACAGGAAATGGCATATTCAAGGGACTTGTGCACTTAAAGGAGATGGACTTTACGAAGGCTTGGATTGGTTGGCTTCAACACTTAAGGAGATGAGAGCTGCTGGATACTCTTCAGTGGGCACCTCATCATTCTAG
- the LOC102608047 gene encoding uncharacterized protein LOC102608047 isoform X2: protein METTANANDVENSVDVVDPIHHQHQDQGQDPVPVPDASNSSHGHDWDKLKSMLSFQLKQVLSEYPEAKMNPEQQNASLGETYPELLKRLDEALLCFIEGPPFTFQRLCEILLAARSIYPNLSKLALALEKNLLVTSTLTACADPYPQTMTQGPEESEKTSEELQLHSHSVQNGVEPMVGDRDEVMTEVEPADIDDEMTIDMEALDEIVGSSETNSTPSGNS, encoded by the exons ATGGAGACGACGGCAAATGCTAATGACGTTGAAAATTCGGTTGATGTTGTTGATCCTATTCATCACCAACACCAAGACCAAGGTCAAGATCCTGTTCCCGTACCGGATGCCTCAAATTCTAGTCACGG GCATGATTGGGACAAACTGAAGAGCATGTTATCCTTTCAGCTGAAGCAG GTCCTGTCAGAATATCCTGAGGCAAAAATGAATCCTGAGCAGCAAAATGCTTCTTTAGGAGAAACTTACCCAGAATTGTTGAAACGATTGGATGAAG CACTTCTCTGTTTCATTGAAGGTCCTCCATTTACCTTTCAGAGACTTTGTGAG ATTCTTTTGGCTGCACGAAGCATTTATCCGAATCTCTCAAAGCTTGCTTTGGCACTTGAAAAG AATTTATTGGTGACGTCTACATTGACTGCATGTGCTGATCCCTATCCACAAACAATGACGCAAGGTCCAGAGGAATCAGAAAAAACGAGTGAGGAACTGCAGCTGCATTCCCATTCAGTACAGAATGGGGTTGAACCTATGGTAGGAGACAGAGATGAGGTTATGACGGAGGTAGAACCGGCTGatattgatgatgaaatgacaATCGATATGGAAGCCTTGGATGAAATAGTTGGATCATCGGAAACAAATTCCACACCCAGTGGGAATTCTTAG
- the LOC102608047 gene encoding uncharacterized protein LOC102608047 isoform X1 encodes METTANANDVENSVDVVDPIHHQHQDQGQDPVPVPDASNSSHGDPESEPKPEFNEEEIRGVLEVIASTGKFWHDWDKLKSMLSFQLKQVLSEYPEAKMNPEQQNASLGETYPELLKRLDEALLCFIEGPPFTFQRLCEILLAARSIYPNLSKLALALEKNLLVTSTLTACADPYPQTMTQGPEESEKTSEELQLHSHSVQNGVEPMVGDRDEVMTEVEPADIDDEMTIDMEALDEIVGSSETNSTPSGNS; translated from the exons ATGGAGACGACGGCAAATGCTAATGACGTTGAAAATTCGGTTGATGTTGTTGATCCTATTCATCACCAACACCAAGACCAAGGTCAAGATCCTGTTCCCGTACCGGATGCCTCAAATTCTAGTCACGG AGATCCTGAATCGGAACCCAAACCTGAATTTAATGAAGAAGAGATTAGAGGCGTACTGGAAGTCATTGCTTCCACTGGAAAATTTTG GCATGATTGGGACAAACTGAAGAGCATGTTATCCTTTCAGCTGAAGCAG GTCCTGTCAGAATATCCTGAGGCAAAAATGAATCCTGAGCAGCAAAATGCTTCTTTAGGAGAAACTTACCCAGAATTGTTGAAACGATTGGATGAAG CACTTCTCTGTTTCATTGAAGGTCCTCCATTTACCTTTCAGAGACTTTGTGAG ATTCTTTTGGCTGCACGAAGCATTTATCCGAATCTCTCAAAGCTTGCTTTGGCACTTGAAAAG AATTTATTGGTGACGTCTACATTGACTGCATGTGCTGATCCCTATCCACAAACAATGACGCAAGGTCCAGAGGAATCAGAAAAAACGAGTGAGGAACTGCAGCTGCATTCCCATTCAGTACAGAATGGGGTTGAACCTATGGTAGGAGACAGAGATGAGGTTATGACGGAGGTAGAACCGGCTGatattgatgatgaaatgacaATCGATATGGAAGCCTTGGATGAAATAGTTGGATCATCGGAAACAAATTCCACACCCAGTGGGAATTCTTAG
- the LOC102608528 gene encoding uncharacterized protein LOC102608528 isoform X2: MMNRQVQKAIAFAKRAHHGQFRKTGDPYLTHCIHTGRILAMLIPSSGKRAVDTVVAGILHDVVDDACESLGSIEEEFGDEVAKLVAGVSRLSYINQLLRRHRRINVNQGTLGHEEANDLRVMLLGMVDDPRVVLIKLADRLHNMRTIYVLPPAKARAVAQETLLIWCSLASRLGLWALKAELEDLCFAVLQPQIFRKMRADLASMWSPRNRVGYSRRITTIVSSPPLDERTASDDESFTTFDEHVLSMKDLLEAVVPFDILSDRRKRTKFLHDLAKSSEAQKKAKVVQDAGIALTSLVACEEALEKELLISTSYIPGMEVTLSSRLKSLYSIFSKMRRKDVGIHKVYDARALRVVVGDKNGTLHGPAIQCCYSLLDIVHRLWIPIDGEFDDYIVNPKPSGYQSLHTAVQGPDGSALEVQIRTQKMHEYAEHGLAAHWLYKETGNKLQSISSMDESDIEASSSLSKDTDDHNPLDTDLFQKYSSLKMGHPVIRVEGSNLLAAVIIRVEKGGRELLVAVSFGLAASEVVADRRPSFQIKCWEAYARLYKKASDEWWCQPGHGDWCTCLEKYTLCRDGMYHKQDQFGRLLPTFIQITHLTEEEESEYWAVVSAVFEGKPVDSVVSRRSSDSVAPTSMEASINNKVRLLRTMLRWEEQLRSEASLRQSKLGGKANGNPDSVVPGEVVIVCWPNGEIMRLRSGSTAADAAMKVGLEGKLVLVNGQLVLPNTELKDGDIVEVKCK, from the exons ATGATGAACAG GCAGGTGCAAAAGGCTATTGCATTTGCTAAAAGAGCTCACCATGGCCAGTTTCGCAAAACAGGAGATCCATATTTAACACATTGTATCCATACAGGAAGAATCTTAGCCATGCTGATTCCGTCAAGTGGCAAACGA GCTGTTGACACAGTCGTTGCTGGTATTCTACATGACGTTGTTGATGATGCATGTGAAAGTTTGGGCAGTATAGAAGAAGAGTTTGGTGATGAAGTAGCAAAATTGGTTGCTGGAGTTTCCAGATTAAGTTACATAAATCAG CTACTTAGGAGACATCGGAGGATAAATGTAAACCAGGGTACCCTTGGTCATGAAGAG GCAAATGACTTACGAGTTATGCTCTTGGGCATGGTTGATGATCCACGTGTGGTGCTTATCAAGCTTGCGGACCGTCTTCACAATATGAGAACCAT TTATGTTCTGCCACCAGCAAAGGCTCGAGCTGTAGCACAGGAGACGCTGCTTATTTGGTGCTCACTTGCTTCCAGATTGGGTTTGTGGGCGCTGAAAGCTGAATTAGAAGATCTTTGCTTTGCTGTTCTTCAG CCTCAAATTTTCCGGAAGATGCGAGCTGATCTAGCATCCATGTGGAGCCCTAGAAACAGAGTAGGCTATTCAAGAAGAATAACTACAATAGTTAGCTCACCACCCTTGGATGAAAGAACTGCTTCTGATGATGAAAGTTTTACAACATTTGATGAGCATGTTTTAAGCATGAAG GATCTTTTGGAAGCTGTTGTGCCTTTTGATATCTTATCAGATCGCAGAAAACGGACTAAATTTCTTCATGATCTTGCTAAAAGTTCAGAGGCTCAAAAAAAAGCCAAGGTTGTGCAGGATGCTGGAATCGCTTTGACATCGCTGGTAGCCTGTGAAGAAGCACTTGAGAAGGAGTTACTTATATCAACTTC TTACATTCCAGGAATGGAGGTTACTTTATCCAGCCGACTAAAAAGCTTGTACAGTATCTTCAGCAAG ATGAGACGAAAAGACGTAGGTATCCATAAAGTATATGATGCTCGTGCATTGAGGGTAGTGGTTGGAGACAAGAATGGAACTCTACATGGACCTGCAATTCAGTGCTGCTACAGCCTTCTTGATATTGTCCATAG GCTCTGGATCCCTATTGATGGTGAATTTGATGATTACATTGTTAATCCAAAGCCTAGTGGGTATCAG TCTCTGCATACTGCTGTACAAGGACCTGACGGTTCAGCTTTGGAGGTTCAGATAAGAACACAG AAAATGCATGAATATGCTGAACACGGGCTCGCGGCACACTGGCTTTATAAAGAAACTGGAAACAAGTTGCAGTCCATTAGCAGTATGGATGAATCTGATATAGAAGCATCTTCCTCTCTGTCCAAAGATACGGATGACCATAATCCCTTGGATACTGATTTGTTTCAGAAGTATAGTTCTCTGAAAATGGGCCATCCAGTTATTAGGGTTGAAGGAAGTAACTTACTTGCTGCTGTTATAATTAG AGTAGAAAAGGGTGGAAGAGAATTACTTGTTGCTGTGAGCTTTGGACTTGCAGCTTCTGAAGTGGTGGCTGACAGAAGACCTTCTTTCCAGATAAAGTGCTGGGAAGCTTATGCAAGATTATACAAAAAG GCATCAGATGAGTGGTGGTGTCAACCTGGACATGGGGATTGGTGTACTTGCCTAGAGAAGTATACTCTTTGTCGAGATGGCATGTACCACAAA CAAGACCAGTTTGGGCGCTTACTACCAACCTTCATCCAGATCACTCATTTAaccgaagaagaagaatctgAATATTGGGCTGTTGTCTCTGCTGTCTTCGAGGGGAAACCAGTTGATTCTGTTGTATCCAGGCGGAGCTCAGACTCTGTTGCTCCAACTTCCATGGAAGCTAGTATCAACAATAAG GTTCGTCTATTGAGGACAATGCTTCGGTGGGAAGAGCAACTACGCTCTGAAGCTAGTCTCAGACAATCAAAGCTCGGTGGAAAGGCTAATGGCAATCCTGATTCTGTGGTCCCTGGTGAGGTGGTGATTGTGTGTTGGCCAAATGGTGAAATAATGAGGTTGAGGTCTGGCAGCACTGCAGCAGATGCAGCTATGAAAGTAGGACTTGAGGGAAAGCTGGTTTTGGTCAACGGTCAGTTGGTGTTACCCAACACTGAGCTCAAAGATGGTGATATAGTTGAAGTTAAgtgtaagtaa